A window of Coleofasciculus chthonoplastes PCC 7420 genomic DNA:
ATTCAAAAATAAACATTTTTTAAAATTAAAATATTGACAAATGCGTAAAACCGTGAATTAAAAATAATCTTGCCAATACATTAAACCTGTATTATAGTTGGGAGTCCTGGCATTATTAGTGCTTGATTTGACTAATCGGTTGGAGAGCCAAACAGAATGGCAAAGTATTTTTTAATTGAATCAAGGAGTTCCTTTGATTCAACCCAAGTGACTCAAAATTATCAGTTGGCATCAGATTTAGCTAATGCCGGAAATGAAACTACCTTGTTTCTGGTGGAAAATGGCGTATTAGCCGCTCGTGCAGCGGCAGCGAATGGTTTAGCAAATCTCAAGGCTGTCAACGTATTGGCAGATGATTTTTCCCTGAGAGAACGCGGTATCTCAGAGACAGAACTGGGCAATGGTGTGCAAGTGGCTAGCATTGCGGCTGTGGTTGATGCCATGGCAGAAGGACAAAAAACGATTTGGCTGTAACGGAAGATAAGTAAAAAAATGAGTACCAAAACCTTAACCTTTTCGATTATGGATGGTCCTTTTGAACAAGCAAGGACAACCACGGCGTTTCGGATGATTCATGAGGCAATTGAGCGTGGGTATAATGTGAATGTTTTTGCTTACGAAGGGGCAGTTTCTTTATCCTTTGCTCATCAAAAACCCCACGCCAATGCGGTTCATGGGAGAAGTGTGGAGGAAGAAGATCATCCCTTAACGAAAGATTGGATTGCTGCATTACAGGCAAAAGCCAAAGCTAAAGGGTGTCAATTAGATTGGATTAATTGTGGGCTTTGTGTAGATGAGCGAGGGGTAAATGAAGCGATTGATGGTTGTCGTCGTGGTAAACCTAGTGATTTATGGAAATGGGCGAGTGAGTCGGATGGAACGTTAATTATTGCGACGAAATAGGAAGGATTGGAGATATTAAGATGAAAGCGCTACAAATCATTGAATCTGCTTATCGCTGTACGATTGAAGAACAAGATGATCCATCAGTGTGGATTTCTCAAGCGATGAAAGGTGCTGGTGCGGATTTAGATATTTTGCTGAGAGGGAATGCGGTGAATTATGCCGTAAGTGGACAGGATGCCTCTGGATTGGTGTTTGGGAATAAGCCACAAACCCAGCCGCCTAAACTGGATCAAGATTTGCAGGGGGCCATAGAGAAAGGAATTACGGTTTATATTGTGGCAGATGATGTCAAATCTCGTGGGATTCCTGAAGGGAAAATGATTAACGGTGTGACTCAAGTGGCGGGTCAGGATTTGCCAGGGTTATTTGGTAATTACGATCAAATTTGGCATTGGTAAAAGTTAGCTTTGGCATTGGTAAAAGTTAGCGGTTATGTAGAGACATTCCAGCGAAACGTCTTTATACATTCGTTAGTAAGGGCAGGTTTAGCCCATGTAGGGGAAGGGTTTAGGGACTCTGTAGGGGCGGGTTTAGGGACTCAAGTCAGCTATTCACCGATAACAAAAAAACAAAACCCGCCCTGTCTTACCTCAATAACACAACAACACCTAAAATAACCCCAATTAAAATAACCGTCCCCACCATCAAATTACCAATTTCGTCCACCGTCCCCCGAATCCCTCTCACCATCCGCCCTAAATTTAAGGGAAACCGAACCAATACCTGCAACGGAAGCGGTAATTGGTGCAATTCAAAACTATACCCAGGAGTACGCCTTGCTTCTACTTCAAACCTCCCCTTAACCCAGTTTATATCTCGTCCCTGCTGACGCGCTTCCCATAGTAAACTCCCGGCTAACTGCAATAAAAAGGGATGCGTACCCCCTAACTGCTTTGCTAATTTCTGATCCGGGGGACTCAACGCCGCTTGTCCCTCTTTACCCTGACTATCGGATAAACGCACTAATTCCCACGCCTCCTCCTCACGCAATTCCCCCAACGCCAACACCTGACTCAAATTAAAAAACGGCGAGGTGAGACGATATCGATGCTGATAAAATTCCAATTTCCGGGGAGACGCTACCACTACCATTAACGCACCACTATCAACAAGCGATCGCAGGTTATCAAAGAATCCATCATCAAATTCCCGATAATGGCGGATTAATACTTCAAAGTCATCCAAACAGAGTACCGCTAACACGCCTTGTCGTTTCCAATGTCCCATGGCGCTACTAAATGCCAAGCGGTTGAACTGGGGAACTCTCAGCGCCTCCATTAACCCATGTTGATGCTGCACTTGGGGATGATTCCACAACAGTCGCCCAACCTTATGATAAAATCCCTCGTCCCCATGACAGTCGGAATTCTGAAGCGAAAGATAAATGCTAATAAACCGATCCGGTTGAGAAACGTATTCCTGATACGTTTGACAGAAGTGATAAAGCAGCCAGGATTTGCCAATGCGTCTGCGCCCGACCACATTTAAGCTACCGGGTAGGGTACCTGTCATCTGAGTAGTCATCTGTTGCAACTCCTCGTGGCGTCCCACAAAAAATCGGGAATCCGCGATCGCTGCACCGACTATAAATGGACAAGACGGTTGCACTGAACTCATGAATCAGAGGAAAATGACTCGACAAGCATACTCAACAGTTATCATTTTCTTCTACTTTGCAACCTTTCTCCTTCCCTTGTGCCTTCTGCCTTCATAAAAAATTAGGCAATTCATCTCACCCCCCTAGCAGGAATGAAATGAATTGCCTCTTGACAAGTGTCAAAGCACTGGTCAATTCGTAAGATTTGGCTGTAGTCAGCGGCTTTGAACCGCAACTACCGCCTTTTCGACAGGAGCATCCAGCACCCTCAGACTGGGAAACAGAAAATGATTTTCCTCAACATATTGAGCGCCAAATAAACCTTTTTCTGCCCAGAAATAACGGTCTGTCGTATGCTCATTTCGCTTAACGAGTAGCAAAGCGGGCGGAATAATCCCGGCTGATTGAATATATTTACGTGCTGCTGTAACCGGTTTATCTTCACCGCTTTCTAGATTATACTGAGGCACATGTTCTAGGATCTTGCGCCCCTCTTGGCGGCGGCGACTCTTGCGTTTACGTCTTCTTGCCAACCTCTTTACCTCCTCTTTTTGCCGACAGTTGTAATGTTAGTTACAAAAGCCGTCGTAAGTATATCTGCTTGAATCTGAAATATCAATATCTTTTTATGGTTTGATAGATCTACCTAAAATGCCTCAATGCTAAGTTTGAAAGAGGCTTTGAGCGATGAGCCTTTAAAAATAACTACTAAAAAAATTAATTTTTCGTTAAAAAAGTTCACAAAAAGCCGCCGGAGGGGGCTGGGGGGCTGGGAAGATGAGGGAGATGAGGGAGATGGGGGAGATGGGGGAGATAATAAAGAACAAAGGACGAATGACTGTCATCCTACACCTTTTGGGTAATAGTCAGTCGTGTCAATTGTTCGACATTATAGAAAAGGAACCTCTATTGGGTTCTGTCGTAAAAGCCCTCTGGTGGTGATCACGCAATTCTCATGTTCATTCCTGCTAGTTCAGAATTTGTCGCCTTGTGTCAATCACAGGTTGGAATCCTCACTCAAAGTCTAGGCGCGGCGTTGAGTGCGGTATATTTAACAACGGATAAACTCGACGAGGCAGCGCAACCTAAGCTGATTCCCGTAGTGGTCTATCCAGAAGCAGCGATATGGGAAGAGGAGGAGACGGAGTTAACATTGCCCGATCGCATGAGTTCAGTGGATACGATTCCCCGCCTTGCTGAAGCTGTACCTCGCGTTTTACCTCAACCTGCTGAGGATCACCATCTCCCCGATTGCACCTCACTTTCTCAAGACAACTCTCCCTTATCTCAAGGACGGCAAATGGTTTTGCCTCTAATCCACGAAGAAGTAGTTATGGGATTATTAGTCACAAGTCGCGATGATCGACCGTGGAATGAAAAAGAACAGACAGCGATTGAACGCATCGCTGGAACATTGACACTTGCCTACTTAATGGATCGGCGTCGGGCTTGGTTTGAGCAGGAATGGACTCAGCAACGCCGTCTACAGGTACAGCAACGGGATCGGCTGGATGATATCCTGCATCAATTTCGCAATCCCTTAACCGCATTGCGAACTTTTGGCAAACTGCTACTCAATCGACTGCAACCCGATGATAAAAATCATAACGTTGCCGCTAGTATTGTGCGAGAGAGCGATCGCTTGAAGGAATTGTTACAAGATTTTGATGAGTGCTTAGATCAGGATGCACCAACAAGTGAACCGTTAACCTTACCCGCATCAGCTAGCGCCGCAACTTGTCCACTTCCCGAATCAGACGAGACTGGGAAAATTGTTTCTCCGGTTAACTCAGAACCAGAGACAGACGCACCAGCCATTCCTTTGCTTCCGGGTAAAACCCTGATTGTCGAGTCATTCACCATCACCGAAGTATTAGAACCCCTGCTCATTTCCGCCCAAGCGATCGCGGGGGAACGGGATTTAGAATTACGCTACTCGATTCCCCAAGACTTACCCCCTGTGCGGGCAAACGCTAGGGCGTTACGAGAGGTTTTAAATAATTTAATTGACAATGCCTTAAAATACACGCCCGCTGGGGGGCAAATTGATGTGGAAGCAGGTGTGGGTCAACCCAAAGATGAGACGAGAACAATGGTGGGAATTGCGATTACTGACACTGGAGTTGGAATTCCGCCCCAAGACATCGAGCATTTATTTGAGCGGCGTTATCGGGGAATACAAGCCAATACAGGGATTCCGGGGAGTGGTTTAGGGTTAGCGATCGCCAAAACACTGATTGAACAAATGCAGGGTCAAATCGAGGTCTTTAGTCCGGCGCAGTCACCGTGGACTCAACTCCAGTTAGATGTAGCGATTCGCCGTTCTGGGGGGAAGTCAACCCAGGGAACAACGTTTGTCGTTTGGTTGCCAATTCATGAATCATGAATTTGGATTGTAGAGACGTAGCATGCTACGTCTCTACACAATGACGCTAGTTGGCGCTGATAACTAAATTCTCAGCAAGTTTCAGATCTAAATCAGTATCCGGTTCAATCACAATCAGATCCACACTGTTGCGACCGAGGAAGCGTTGGATTAAGCTCAATGCTACACCAGACCCCGTACCAATCAACAGTTCTTCCGTCGCGATCGCCCGATCTCCCGTTACCGCCGAAATCGCCGCCGCCGCCGCTGTACCGAGTGCTGCATTCTTGACTAAATTCCCGACACTGGTACCTTGAGTGACTGTTTCAGTTGTGGTGATTACTTCAGACGCCGCATCAATAGTCATTTGCTGACCATTCATCACCAGTTTCTCGGCGACAAATTGAGCGCCACCATTGGTAGAACGCAACTCACCGACAACCTCACTACCCGCCGGAATCAATACTGTACCATCAGAGGTGGTGATATTCGCATCAACCGTTAACGTCAAGGGTAATTGCTCGTCTTCTTCAGCGATCAGAATTTTCTCTCGGATATATTTAACTGGAATAGTTGTACCCGCAGGAATCGTGAAATTTTGAGCAACAGGCGTCGGATCAGCAATGTACTGAGAACTGACGACTTGTGCTTCCCCTTCACTCACTAACGCTTGGTAAATAAACGCCGCAACTTCAGCACGACTAGCATTCCGCTGGGGATTTAACGATTTAACGTTAGGATAATTCACCACCAAGCGTTCTTCTGTGGCGGCGGCTATTGGTGTCCGCGCCCAACTGGAAATGCGAGAGGCATCATTGTAGTAATTTAAAACACTGGTTGAACTTGCTGAATAATCCAAACCATTTGCCAATGAAACTAAGACTTGTTCACGAGGAATATTTTGTTCAGGTCTAAAAACATTCCCTGGATATCCCGTTAAAAATCCTGTTTTATAAGCATCTTGGATGGCAGAATACGCCCAGTATCTTGAAGGGACATCAACAAAGTTCGTTGACCCGCGTTGATCGGCTTTATTAAAAGCCTGATTTGCCTTACGCATCATCGCCGCAAACTGGGCGCGAGTTACGGGAGCATCCGGTCGGAATGTACCATCCGGAAACCCGGCAATAATATCCCGTTGGGCTAATTCGGTAATAAAGTCTTCCGCCCAGTAGGTAGAAGAAACATCTGAGAAACTTGTGGTTTGGGCAAGGGCTGATGCACCTGTAACGAAGGGAGCGATCGCACCAGCCGTTAATCCAAAGGCTAAAAATGCAGCGGTTCCAGATTGCCAGGGATGAAAGTTAGACATTAAAGGCGTTCTCCAACACGAATCGTTCTGTTTGTTAATTTACTAGACCGTTTAGAATTCCAGATGTTCCTAAAATTTTCCTACCCATTCATCAGATAAAGTTTAGCAAGAAAATGTTTTGCTCGTCACTGCTTTATGGGAACATTTTCAGTGTGAATGACGATCCGTCCGGACAATTAGTTTCCAAAAAATAAAAAATCCTCTACTGACTTTTAGAGTAAAGGATAAAAGCTGAATAAGCTGGGAAAGCCGATCTTTAGGGGCGGTTTTTACCCATAACGTTTTAGCCCTGTCGGTAAAATTTGACTAAACCTGTCCGGATAACATTTTGTGACACATCGATAACTGGACTAAACCTGCCCTTGTGGGAGAAAAAATTAACTGAGAACTCAAATGAACAACCCCAATCCCACATCACTAAGATTGCTGGTCAATCCAGCGGTGGTAGAGTTTTTGAATGGCTTTAAGCACACTATTATGAGTGGACTTGGGAGAAGCCTGGGCGGGATCGAGAAGCTGTAAGCGAGTGAGCAGTTTAGCTTCCTCAGTGTCCACATCGCCATCGCTGTAAATCAAAGCACTAATCGCTTCAATCAAGCCCTGATAATCCTCTTGGCTGGGATGATCACCCAAATACTCTTGCACCCATCTATAACACTGGTCACTGGATACCGATTTGAGTTCGTTCAACAAGGGTCGAATTTCTGGGTCTTCAGCCACATTGGATTGCTGGGCGACTTGGTGCAGATACTGCCGTTCCTCTGGCTGAATTCGACCATCGATCCAAGCCGCACCAATCAGAATCTTTACAAGCTGTTTGACATGAGAGTCTGTAACCATGACGTTTTTCTACAAAGAACTTCTGCTCTATCTATATCAGAACTGTCCCCAGAAATGCGCTTAGACGTTCTAATCTTTACCAATGAGCAGGCTTGGTTAAGGGAAGATGGGGGAGCTGGGGGAGCTGGGGGAGCTGGGGGAGCAGAGGAAGCTGGGGAAGCAGAGGAAGCTGGGGAAGCAGAGGGAGCATTTTTTGTAGGGGCGGGTTTTACCACTAACGTTTCGTTTTCACCCTGATATAACTAAACCCGCCCCGACCTGACCGTTCAATTATCACAAATGACTAATGACAAAGGACTAATCCCCCAGATGCTTCAATCTCACCATGAAAAAGCCATCCATCTGATGCTGATGGGGTAAGACTTTCAGCCAGCCTTGAGGCGTAGAAAAAGCGGTAAGTGTCGGCGGGGGTGCATCAATACACCAGTGGAGATGACGTTCCAGAAAGGCTTGAATCACGGCTTCATTTTCCTGGGGGTGCAAAGTGCAGGTGGCGTAAACGAGGACGCCTCCAGGTTTAACCCAGGTGGCTGTCTGCGTTAATAGTTCACTTTGCAGTACAGAAAGTTCCTGAACTCTGGCTGGAGTACAACGCCACCGGATATCGGGGCGACGGTGCAGTGTACCTAAACCAGAACAGGGGGCGTCGAGTAAAACAGTATCAGCTTTTTGGGTAAATTGGGGAAAATCACGGCTATCGCCTGGGCAGATTTGAATGGATTGTAATTGCAGTCGTTGGGTATTGGCTTTAACTTTTTTTAGGCGAGACGCGGCTTTATCACATGCCCAGATTGTACCGCGATCGCGCATGAGTTCGGCAAGATGCGTGGTTTTACCGCCCGGTGCAGCACAGGCGTCAATGATGACATCATGGGGTTGAGGATTAAGTAAATGACTCACCAGTTGAGCGCTACTATCTTGAATTGTCCACCATCCCTCGTTGAATCCAGGAAGTGTTTGTATTGAACCTGTACTTCCTTGAAAGCGTAAAGCTTGGGGAAGGTGGGGAAGGCGCTGAACCTGAATACCTGCGGCTTGCATTGCTGTCTCTACTGTATCGATGGAAGCATTCAAGGGATTGATCCGCAGGTCAATAGTTGGCGGTTGGTTGAACCATTGACAAAGGGCTTCGGTTTCCTCAATGCCTAATTGATTTAACCACAGTTCGATGATCCAGTCGGGAAAGCTATAGAGGATACCCAGACGTTGGATGGGTTGGGGGGGTAACTGCAAGGGATCATCTAATTGGGGATTTGTGTTTAGACGGGCATACTGTCGCAGCACCCCATTAACCACCCCAGCTAGTCCTTTTAATTGATTCGCTTTAGCTAGTTCCACGCTGGTATTAACGGCGGCTGATGGGGGAATCCGTTGTAGATAGCGCAATTGGTATAAGCCCAGATGCAGAATGAGGCGCAAGTCTGGGGGCTGCTGGTGGGCTTTTTTCTTCCCCAATTGATCAATTAAGGCATCCAGGGTGCGAGTGTGTCTGGTTGTACCATAGACTAAATCCGTTAACAGAGCGCGATCAGGACGGTTGAGAGTAGTATGACGAAGCACTCGATCCAACGCAATATCTGTAAACGCACCGTGGCTGTGGATATCTCGTAGGGCGAGGAATGCAAGTTGGCGAGGGTTTGCCATAAATAACTCGAAGCACTGTCATTAACGATAGGACAGTCTAGTATAAGAAGGCAGAAGGCGGTTGCCACATCATATTAATTAAGATTAATTGTAGTACAAAGGTTCAAAGGTTCTAAATTTAAAAGAGCAAGTGCTATTTGCATTTGAAAAAAAGCCACAATGACAGATATAACCTTAACTCCTGTGACCGTCTAGTTATCGTCACGTCATCCCAGGAATCATGAACAACTCCTCACCCACACCATCAACTTCCCGCCCTCGCTATCAGAAAATTCGAGAACTAGGGCGAAATCGTGCAGGTGGGCGCATCACCTACTTGGCAAAGGATAATAAAACCCAGCAACCCGTTGTGATTAAGCGATTTTTGTTTGCCCAAGCGGGTTCAGATTGGTCAGGCTTCAAAGCCTATCAACGAGAAATCCAACTCTTGCAGGGATTGGATCACCCCGGTATTCCCCGATATCTGGATTCCTTTGAAACCAAAGCCGGATTTTGTATGGTGCAGGAGTACAAAAAGGCACAATCGTTAGCTATCCCTCGGAGTTTTGAACCGGAGCAAATCAAGCAAATTGCGATCGCCACCCTAGAAATCCTGCTTTACCTGCAACGTCGGCTTCCCATCGTTATCCATCGCGATATCAAACCCGAAAATCTTTTGGTCGATGAGCAAATCAATGTTTATCTGGTGGACTTTGGGTTAGCGCGGATGGGGGGTAGTAACGTAGCCATGAGTAGCGTTGCGGCGGGGACATTTGGGTTTATGGCACCGGAACAGTTATATAACCACAAACTGACCGGAGCCACGGATCTGTATGGGTTAGGTGCAACTCTAATCAGTTTGCTGACGGGGACAAAATCCATAGCCATGGATACCCTGATTAACGAAGAGGGACAAATTCATTTTCAACATCTTCTCCCCCAACTCAGCCTCCGGTTTGTGACTTGGTTGGAGAAAATGGTGCAACCGAAAGCACGCGATCGCTATATCGATGCAGCAGCAGCGCTAGAAGCACTCAAACCCATCGATTTGATCCGCACGCCAGAGGTGAAACTCAGCCAAGAGATACTGGAATTCAGAACAACCCATATTGGGGAAAAACTGACGCAAATTGTTACCGTTGAGAATTCGATTCCCGAAACGGTGTTAGAAGGCACTTGGCAAGTCGCTCCCCATCCCAGTGATCCGCGTTTCCGGAAACAAAATAGCCATCTTTGGATTACCTTTGAACCAGCTAGGTTTCAGGGAAATCAGGTCGAGTGCAAAATTAGGGTAGATACAAACAGGTTGATGGCGAATCAAACCTACAAACGCCGAATTCTATTACAAACCAATGCCGTTCCCGAAACCCATAGTCTTGAACTGAAGGTTAATACTAATTTTCTAGCCTTACCCAAACCGCCTTGGATATCCCTAGGACTTCTTTTCGGGCTATCTGGGATAGTAACTTGGCTTTTGGCAGGATTTGTCGCCTTTTTTATCGCCCAAATTCCGATATTAGGGTATTGGATTGGTACTGGGTTTATCGCCGCATTTGTTGGCGGTGTTGTACTCAGTGTGCTGGGAGTGAGGGGAGTGCCGATTACTAAAACAGCATGCTCTCTCGTTGGTATAATGATGGTTTTAGCTATATTTGTTGCTGGGTTTCTAGGAACATTTTTAGTTGCATTAGTCGGTTTAGCGGGTTTAATCACCGGATTTATAGCCGGAGCAGTGATTAAAAATTATCGGGAGCGAGGCTTTAGCCCCAAAATTGCCATGACGAGTTCACTATTAATGACTGGGTTGGGTATGAGTTTGGGGATTGGCTATAATTTCGGCTTTGTCAATTTTTGGCTATTGGTATCGACGATTGGCAGCAGTTTAGCCTTGGTCAGTCTTTTGATCAATCCCTACCTGCAACGGAGAAAACGACTGGAGCATTACAATCAGTCGGCTAAAAAGCGACGCTTGATCAAACCGTGAGTAATAGAAGAAATTCCGTTCCTAGGTCATCCTCTGACAAGATAGTTACCTAAAACTGTTTCCGTTTGTGACTATAGCAATCCTATTTAGGTTGTGGCAATTTTCAAAAATGAAACCCTTGCTATACCTGGGTTTCGAGCATTTCGCTTGTTGCATCCTATTTAGGATTGCTATATACCTGGAAGCGTATTGGGCAATTTGCCCCCAGTAAAGTCGAATTAATCAGAAAAAGTAATAGTTTATACGTAGCGTAAATGATAAACTTCGGGGCATCGAACCCCTACGTGCTACCGCACACGCTTCGCGAACAGTTTATCCGCTATCCCTCCCCGCCCTTGCTATCAGAAGATAAGCTCAGACTTTTTTCTTAGACCAGAATTACAGGTAAAAGGACAAGGGTATGGGTTCCAAATTCCATCCCTGATTGTGGCATCATCTTTTATCATAAAGACATCAAATTAAATCATATTTATCAATGAATGTTTGGCAAGCAGATTTTTATCGGCGTCCTCTGCAAGATGAAACTGGGCAAATCTTATGGGAATTATTAATTTGTGACACCACAGGCAATGTTATATATCAATCATTCTGTCCTCAGCCAGATGTAACCCGTGATTGGTTGGTGTCTCAGGTGCAAGTCTCGGTGGCTAAGACGGGGTTACCTGATGCGATTCAAGTCTTTCGTCCCCAGTCGTTCAATTTATTCCAGGAGGTGGGACAACAATTGGGGATTAAGGTAGAAGCCACACGACGCACGCCCGCCCTAAAGCAACGATTACAGGAAAGAACGTTAGAGTATCCACAGCACGAGAATTACACTGGGGAAGCGTACAACCCCCTTAGCTTAGACAAACCGCCACCCTTACCCTTACCCGAAAATCTCTGGGGCGATCGCTGGCGATTTGCTAGTATTCCCGCAGGGGATATTGAGGAGGGGTTTGCCCAACGCCCGATTCCAATTTTACAGATGCCAAATGAACTCTTACCTCTCCAATTAGGTTTAGCCTCAACGGTAGCTGTTCCGGGAGTCGTGATTGATGGGGGGCGTCAGTCGATGCCATTAGCGCGTTGGCTGCAAGAGGTTCAACCTGTAGCGCTTAATTATATTCCCGGTGCGCCAGATGGGTTAATTTTAGAAGCCGGATTAGTGGAACGCTGGGTAATGGCAACCTTTGAAGATAAAGAAGTAGCGGCGGCGGCGAGGTTGTATGAACAGCGCAAGCAAACGAGTCAGGGATTGCATTTTTTGTTGGTGCAACCGGATGATTCGGGAATGACGTATACCGGATTTTGGTTATTGATGGCTGATTGATTTATTAGGGAACAGGGAACAGAACAGTTAAAGCGTAGGTTGGGTTGAACGCCAGTGAAACCCAACAGCAATAGCATCAGTTTACAAGATAAGAGAGACAAGGTAGGTGTTAAGCTTAGTGCAGCTTAACACCATTATGCGACTCCCCTATTCATTCTGTCTTACGCTCTTTGAGAAAGTATGTCGTCATTTCTCCCTTGCCTTTGACGGAAATTGAACCCCGTTCTTGAAAAACATATTTATCCTTTAAATGTTCATACGTGGCATCAGAAACCTGAATATAACCCGGAAGACCATGGGATTCCATACGACTAGCTGTATTAACCGTATCACCCCACAAATCATAAATAAACTTTTTCAACCCAATCACCCCAGCGACGACTGGACCACTGTGAATGCCAATACGCATCATGAAAGCGTGTCCTTGTTGGGCATTAACCGCATCAATTTCCTGTTGCATATCCAGGGCAAATTCGGCAACGGCTTCAGCGTGATCCTGACGCGGTAAGGGTAAGCCACCGACAACCATGTAGGAATCGCCAATCGTTTTAATTTTTTCTAAGCCATGGAGTTCTACTAAACGGTCAAACCGCGAGAAAATCTCATTGAGGAGATTGACCAGTTCGGTGGGCGAGATTTCTCCTGATAGGCGAGTAAAGTCCACAATATCGGAAAAGAGAACCGTGACTTCTTCAAAACTATCGGCAATCGTATCCGAGTCTTTTTGCAGGCGTTTGGCAATAGATTCCGGTAAG
This region includes:
- a CDS encoding DsrE family protein, which encodes MAKYFLIESRSSFDSTQVTQNYQLASDLANAGNETTLFLVENGVLAARAAAANGLANLKAVNVLADDFSLRERGISETELGNGVQVASIAAVVDAMAEGQKTIWL
- a CDS encoding DsrE family protein — its product is MSTKTLTFSIMDGPFEQARTTTAFRMIHEAIERGYNVNVFAYEGAVSLSFAHQKPHANAVHGRSVEEEDHPLTKDWIAALQAKAKAKGCQLDWINCGLCVDERGVNEAIDGCRRGKPSDLWKWASESDGTLIIATK
- a CDS encoding DsrE family protein, which gives rise to MKALQIIESAYRCTIEEQDDPSVWISQAMKGAGADLDILLRGNAVNYAVSGQDASGLVFGNKPQTQPPKLDQDLQGAIEKGITVYIVADDVKSRGIPEGKMINGVTQVAGQDLPGLFGNYDQIWHW
- a CDS encoding DUF3155 domain-containing protein, with product MARRRKRKSRRRQEGRKILEHVPQYNLESGEDKPVTAARKYIQSAGIIPPALLLVKRNEHTTDRYFWAEKGLFGAQYVEENHFLFPSLRVLDAPVEKAVVAVQSR
- a CDS encoding GAF domain-containing sensor histidine kinase; amino-acid sequence: MFIPASSEFVALCQSQVGILTQSLGAALSAVYLTTDKLDEAAQPKLIPVVVYPEAAIWEEEETELTLPDRMSSVDTIPRLAEAVPRVLPQPAEDHHLPDCTSLSQDNSPLSQGRQMVLPLIHEEVVMGLLVTSRDDRPWNEKEQTAIERIAGTLTLAYLMDRRRAWFEQEWTQQRRLQVQQRDRLDDILHQFRNPLTALRTFGKLLLNRLQPDDKNHNVAASIVRESDRLKELLQDFDECLDQDAPTSEPLTLPASASAATCPLPESDETGKIVSPVNSEPETDAPAIPLLPGKTLIVESFTITEVLEPLLISAQAIAGERDLELRYSIPQDLPPVRANARALREVLNNLIDNALKYTPAGGQIDVEAGVGQPKDETRTMVGIAITDTGVGIPPQDIEHLFERRYRGIQANTGIPGSGLGLAIAKTLIEQMQGQIEVFSPAQSPWTQLQLDVAIRRSGGKSTQGTTFVVWLPIHES
- a CDS encoding S-layer homology domain-containing protein; the protein is MSNFHPWQSGTAAFLAFGLTAGAIAPFVTGASALAQTTSFSDVSSTYWAEDFITELAQRDIIAGFPDGTFRPDAPVTRAQFAAMMRKANQAFNKADQRGSTNFVDVPSRYWAYSAIQDAYKTGFLTGYPGNVFRPEQNIPREQVLVSLANGLDYSASSTSVLNYYNDASRISSWARTPIAAATEERLVVNYPNVKSLNPQRNASRAEVAAFIYQALVSEGEAQVVSSQYIADPTPVAQNFTIPAGTTIPVKYIREKILIAEEDEQLPLTLTVDANITTSDGTVLIPAGSEVVGELRSTNGGAQFVAEKLVMNGQQMTIDAASEVITTTETVTQGTSVGNLVKNAALGTAAAAAISAVTGDRAIATEELLIGTGSGVALSLIQRFLGRNSVDLIVIEPDTDLDLKLAENLVISAN
- a CDS encoding tellurite resistance TerB family protein — protein: MVTDSHVKQLVKILIGAAWIDGRIQPEERQYLHQVAQQSNVAEDPEIRPLLNELKSVSSDQCYRWVQEYLGDHPSQEDYQGLIEAISALIYSDGDVDTEEAKLLTRLQLLDPAQASPKSTHNSVLKAIQKLYHRWIDQQS
- a CDS encoding 16S rRNA (cytosine(967)-C(5))-methyltransferase, with the protein product MANPRQLAFLALRDIHSHGAFTDIALDRVLRHTTLNRPDRALLTDLVYGTTRHTRTLDALIDQLGKKKAHQQPPDLRLILHLGLYQLRYLQRIPPSAAVNTSVELAKANQLKGLAGVVNGVLRQYARLNTNPQLDDPLQLPPQPIQRLGILYSFPDWIIELWLNQLGIEETEALCQWFNQPPTIDLRINPLNASIDTVETAMQAAGIQVQRLPHLPQALRFQGSTGSIQTLPGFNEGWWTIQDSSAQLVSHLLNPQPHDVIIDACAAPGGKTTHLAELMRDRGTIWACDKAASRLKKVKANTQRLQLQSIQICPGDSRDFPQFTQKADTVLLDAPCSGLGTLHRRPDIRWRCTPARVQELSVLQSELLTQTATWVKPGGVLVYATCTLHPQENEAVIQAFLERHLHWCIDAPPPTLTAFSTPQGWLKVLPHQHQMDGFFMVRLKHLGD
- a CDS encoding protein kinase domain-containing protein, with the translated sequence MNNSSPTPSTSRPRYQKIRELGRNRAGGRITYLAKDNKTQQPVVIKRFLFAQAGSDWSGFKAYQREIQLLQGLDHPGIPRYLDSFETKAGFCMVQEYKKAQSLAIPRSFEPEQIKQIAIATLEILLYLQRRLPIVIHRDIKPENLLVDEQINVYLVDFGLARMGGSNVAMSSVAAGTFGFMAPEQLYNHKLTGATDLYGLGATLISLLTGTKSIAMDTLINEEGQIHFQHLLPQLSLRFVTWLEKMVQPKARDRYIDAAAALEALKPIDLIRTPEVKLSQEILEFRTTHIGEKLTQIVTVENSIPETVLEGTWQVAPHPSDPRFRKQNSHLWITFEPARFQGNQVECKIRVDTNRLMANQTYKRRILLQTNAVPETHSLELKVNTNFLALPKPPWISLGLLFGLSGIVTWLLAGFVAFFIAQIPILGYWIGTGFIAAFVGGVVLSVLGVRGVPITKTACSLVGIMMVLAIFVAGFLGTFLVALVGLAGLITGFIAGAVIKNYRERGFSPKIAMTSSLLMTGLGMSLGIGYNFGFVNFWLLVSTIGSSLALVSLLINPYLQRRKRLEHYNQSAKKRRLIKP